A DNA window from Hymenobacter volaticus contains the following coding sequences:
- a CDS encoding ABC transporter permease, whose protein sequence is MIWHSLLLIYRNFKRFKTTFFINLIGLSTGLACALAVYLWVNDELSFDKYHATDSRLFRVMENVRTDQGINTRWGTHPLLAEALVEEMPEIESAATVTPPGFFPQFTLVGANKNVRAVGKYAAENFFSLFTYPLVQGDANRVLANKSAIVLSQEMAIALFGTPQNAMGKSVEWQMGMADLKQTCIVSGVFGPIPPNSTERFDFVLTFDAFKDIMKMGQRITWEDDGPFHTYIVLKEGTNTAQFNSKIAKLLQGKSAKNKSRTLFVEPYSDAYLYGEFENGAHAGGRIQYVRLFSAIALFVLLIACINFMNLATAKATRRVKEIGVRKTLGASRAALVMHFLAESVLMSLLALLVAVMLVQLVLPQFNEITGKQLALELSLKSVGAFLGIALLAGLLAGSYPAFYLSGFKPATVFRGTLRNSMADLWTRKGLVVFQFALSVLFIVCVLVVHRQVAFVQSKDLGYDKNNIIYFETAGKSAQQPVAFLAELKRLPGVLNASGMWGSFVVVGPQGMGPQLEWGGRKIPVNNLGVNYDMLETLGIQIKAGRSFSRQFRSDSLKIIVNEALVATLGMQNPVGKVLGKAQIVGVAKNFHYESLHEKVEPFIFRLEPQAAGTVLVKLAPGREQETIKLLQQFYRQFNPGLTLDYHFLDADYQAQYASERRIAVLSRYFAGLAIVISCLGLLGLTAFTAERRRKEIGVRKVLGASEFSIVYLLSSDLTKLVVVAIILALPISYLVVSQWLNSFEYRIALHFWYFLAAGLLALLVAWLTVGTQAVRAARVAPALCLRDE, encoded by the coding sequence ATGATTTGGCATTCCCTGCTCCTGATTTACCGCAACTTCAAGCGGTTCAAGACCACGTTTTTTATCAACCTGATTGGGCTATCCACGGGATTGGCGTGTGCCTTAGCGGTGTACCTGTGGGTGAACGATGAGTTGAGCTTCGATAAGTACCACGCCACCGACAGCCGGCTTTTCCGGGTGATGGAAAACGTGCGTACCGATCAAGGCATAAACACCCGTTGGGGCACTCATCCGCTTCTGGCCGAGGCGCTGGTGGAAGAAATGCCGGAAATTGAATCCGCCGCCACCGTTACGCCTCCCGGTTTCTTCCCTCAGTTCACGCTAGTAGGGGCAAACAAGAATGTGCGGGCCGTGGGGAAATACGCGGCTGAAAACTTCTTCAGCCTCTTCACTTATCCGCTCGTTCAAGGCGATGCTAATCGGGTATTAGCAAACAAATCAGCCATTGTGCTTTCCCAAGAAATGGCAATTGCGCTGTTCGGCACGCCCCAAAATGCTATGGGAAAGTCGGTGGAGTGGCAGATGGGGATGGCGGATCTGAAGCAGACCTGTATTGTCTCGGGCGTGTTTGGGCCCATTCCGCCTAATTCCACTGAGCGGTTTGATTTCGTGCTGACCTTCGATGCTTTCAAGGACATCATGAAGATGGGGCAGCGAATAACCTGGGAAGATGATGGGCCTTTTCACACTTATATCGTGCTAAAGGAAGGCACCAATACCGCCCAATTTAACAGCAAAATTGCAAAGCTATTGCAGGGCAAAAGTGCCAAGAATAAGAGCCGTACGCTTTTCGTAGAGCCATATTCCGATGCGTACCTGTACGGCGAATTTGAAAACGGAGCGCACGCGGGCGGACGAATCCAGTACGTTAGGTTGTTTTCGGCCATAGCCTTGTTTGTACTACTGATTGCCTGCATCAATTTCATGAACCTGGCTACGGCCAAGGCCACGCGCCGGGTAAAGGAAATTGGGGTCCGGAAAACGTTGGGTGCCAGCCGGGCAGCGTTGGTTATGCATTTCCTGGCCGAATCCGTGCTAATGTCGTTGCTGGCCTTGCTCGTGGCCGTTATGCTGGTGCAGTTGGTATTGCCGCAGTTCAATGAAATTACCGGTAAGCAGCTAGCCCTAGAGCTGAGTCTTAAGAGCGTTGGAGCTTTTCTAGGTATTGCCTTGCTGGCGGGGTTGCTAGCGGGTAGCTACCCGGCTTTCTACTTGTCGGGGTTCAAGCCTGCCACGGTATTCAGGGGCACGCTCCGCAATTCGATGGCCGACCTTTGGACGCGTAAGGGCTTGGTGGTGTTTCAGTTCGCGTTGTCGGTGCTCTTCATCGTTTGCGTGCTGGTGGTGCATCGGCAAGTTGCTTTCGTGCAGAGCAAGGACTTGGGATATGATAAGAACAACATCATCTATTTCGAAACGGCGGGTAAGTCTGCGCAACAACCCGTGGCGTTCCTTGCCGAGCTAAAGCGGCTGCCGGGGGTACTGAATGCGTCGGGTATGTGGGGATCTTTCGTGGTGGTCGGCCCCCAAGGAATGGGGCCACAGCTAGAGTGGGGAGGCCGCAAAATACCCGTCAACAACTTAGGCGTGAACTACGACATGCTGGAAACGCTTGGGATTCAGATAAAGGCGGGTCGCAGCTTCTCCCGGCAGTTTCGCTCCGATAGCCTAAAGATTATCGTCAACGAAGCGCTGGTAGCAACGTTGGGCATGCAAAATCCGGTAGGTAAAGTCTTGGGTAAGGCGCAAATTGTGGGCGTAGCCAAGAATTTTCACTACGAGTCGCTCCACGAAAAAGTAGAGCCGTTTATCTTCCGGCTGGAGCCGCAGGCCGCTGGCACTGTGCTCGTTAAGCTTGCCCCAGGCCGCGAGCAAGAGACCATCAAACTGCTCCAGCAATTTTACCGGCAGTTCAACCCTGGCCTCACGCTGGATTATCATTTTTTGGATGCCGACTACCAAGCGCAATATGCCTCGGAGCGGCGCATAGCGGTGCTGTCCCGATACTTTGCGGGTTTGGCAATTGTTATTTCCTGCTTGGGTTTGTTGGGTTTGACAGCTTTCACAGCCGAAAGAAGGCGCAAGGAAATAGGCGTGCGCAAAGTGTTGGGCGCTAGCGAATTCAGTATTGTTTACTTGCTGTCGAGCGACCTTACCAAACTAGTCGTCGTGGCTATTATCCTGGCTTTGCCCATCAGCTACCTCGTGGTAAGCCAGTGGCTCAACAGCTTCGAATATCGCATAGCGCTGCACTTCTGGTACTTCTTGGCGGCTGGTCTACTGGCGCTGCTGGTGGCGTGGCTCACGGTTGGTACGCAAGCCGTTCGAGCGGCCCGTGTCGCTCCGGCGCTCTGTCTGCGAGACGAGTAA
- a CDS encoding ABC transporter permease, which translates to MFKNYLKIAYRNLVRHKGFSFLNIAGLALGLTACLLIGLFVFDELQYDKAIPEGNQVYRVYTEYTKNEALETFAVVPPMFASTMKQEFPEVQQTTRILMNSSVSLFEVGDKKIYLENGLIADSTFFEVFPLPFKYGSANQALAGTRSIVLAEDVAKTLFNDEDAVGKELKISKTTFVVKGVLRNSLSKFHLKVNYVLPMVAAEIPAERMKSWGWQQFYTYVKLKPGTDAQQTQAKLQDYIVRKVRNLDKKDPITFVPFLQRLTDIHLHSASFKYDLAVRGNITYVKALSLIAAFVLLIACFNFVNLATAKSMQRAKEVGIRKTIGASQQQLMLQFLIETVLLTFVSVLVAAVLTSLVLPTLNEFTGKDMSFNLLAKPIIPLLLLILTVVVGLVAGFYPALVLSGFQPIKVLKRSVASEGMFGRVQWLRHGLIVVQFSLSIFLIVSAIVVFLQVDYLHNKDLGFNREQIMFFPMRGENMTKSYEAFKSELLETPGVAAVSIGYGFPGDAVAGDAIIVPIKGEQKHYPVTQLMVDYDYIKTLGLQLIAGRDFAKELTTDKDHAFIINETAVKELGFGTPEQAMGKALWWDIKPDSLKKGQVIGVVKDFHYKSLYDRVEPAVLHINPADYWKVAVKLKGENIGSTISGVKEVWSKFSPDYPIDYKFLDDNFTQMYQAEDKLKSLLWVFTTVAVFVGCLGLFGLATYAAERRKKEIGIRKVLGANTSTIVALLSKEFLKLVLVASVIAFPVAWMVMRKWLEDFAYRINFPLWVFLAAGLAAVAVAFLTISYQAIKAATTNPIQNLRAE; encoded by the coding sequence ATGTTCAAGAACTATCTGAAAATCGCCTACCGGAACCTTGTTCGGCATAAGGGTTTTTCGTTTCTCAACATTGCCGGTTTGGCCCTTGGACTCACGGCGTGTTTGCTGATCGGGCTGTTTGTGTTCGATGAGTTGCAGTACGACAAGGCTATTCCGGAGGGCAACCAGGTGTATCGGGTGTACACCGAATACACTAAAAACGAAGCGCTGGAAACCTTCGCGGTGGTTCCGCCCATGTTTGCTTCTACCATGAAGCAGGAGTTCCCGGAGGTACAGCAAACCACGCGTATCCTAATGAATTCGTCGGTTAGTTTGTTTGAAGTGGGGGACAAGAAAATCTACCTGGAAAACGGACTGATTGCGGATTCCACGTTTTTCGAAGTTTTTCCGCTGCCTTTCAAATACGGCTCCGCCAACCAAGCCTTGGCCGGAACTCGGTCTATCGTGCTGGCCGAGGACGTCGCTAAAACGCTTTTCAACGACGAAGACGCCGTAGGCAAAGAACTGAAAATCAGCAAAACGACTTTCGTGGTGAAGGGAGTGCTGCGCAACAGCCTCTCGAAATTCCATTTGAAAGTGAATTACGTGCTGCCGATGGTAGCAGCCGAAATACCAGCCGAGCGGATGAAAAGCTGGGGGTGGCAACAGTTTTACACCTACGTGAAGCTAAAGCCCGGAACCGATGCCCAGCAAACCCAAGCGAAGCTGCAGGATTACATCGTGCGGAAAGTCCGGAACCTCGACAAAAAGGACCCCATCACCTTCGTTCCGTTTCTGCAACGCCTCACCGACATCCACTTACACTCGGCTAGCTTCAAATACGACCTAGCCGTGCGCGGCAACATCACCTACGTGAAAGCGCTTAGCCTTATTGCCGCCTTCGTACTGCTCATTGCCTGCTTCAACTTCGTGAACCTAGCCACGGCGAAGTCGATGCAGCGCGCCAAGGAAGTAGGCATCCGCAAAACGATTGGGGCCAGTCAGCAGCAACTCATGCTGCAATTCCTGATAGAAACGGTGCTGCTGACTTTTGTTAGCGTGTTAGTGGCCGCAGTTCTCACTTCCCTGGTGCTGCCTACACTCAACGAGTTCACGGGCAAGGACATGTCGTTTAACCTCCTTGCCAAGCCAATTATCCCGTTGCTACTGCTAATTCTGACGGTAGTGGTCGGGCTGGTAGCGGGATTCTACCCGGCTCTGGTGCTGTCTGGCTTCCAACCCATCAAGGTATTGAAGCGCTCCGTAGCGAGTGAGGGCATGTTCGGGCGGGTACAGTGGCTGCGCCACGGGTTGATTGTGGTGCAGTTCTCGCTCTCGATCTTCCTGATAGTAAGCGCCATTGTGGTCTTTCTGCAGGTTGACTACCTGCACAACAAAGACCTGGGATTCAACCGAGAACAAATCATGTTTTTCCCGATGCGCGGCGAGAACATGACCAAGAGCTACGAGGCATTTAAGAGCGAACTGCTTGAAACGCCGGGCGTAGCAGCGGTTTCCATTGGCTATGGCTTTCCGGGCGATGCCGTGGCCGGCGACGCGATTATAGTTCCGATAAAAGGGGAGCAGAAGCATTATCCGGTTACCCAACTGATGGTGGATTATGACTATATCAAAACCTTGGGGCTACAGCTGATCGCCGGCCGGGATTTCGCCAAAGAGTTGACCACCGATAAAGATCATGCTTTCATTATCAATGAAACGGCGGTGAAGGAGTTAGGCTTTGGCACACCTGAACAGGCTATGGGCAAAGCACTTTGGTGGGATATAAAACCCGATTCTCTTAAGAAAGGACAAGTCATTGGGGTGGTAAAAGACTTCCACTACAAGAGCCTGTACGACCGGGTGGAACCCGCCGTGCTGCACATCAACCCAGCCGATTACTGGAAAGTAGCCGTCAAGTTGAAGGGTGAAAACATAGGTAGCACCATCAGTGGCGTGAAGGAAGTATGGAGCAAATTCTCCCCTGATTATCCTATCGATTACAAGTTCTTGGACGATAATTTCACGCAGATGTACCAGGCCGAAGACAAGCTAAAGTCACTGCTTTGGGTGTTCACTACGGTAGCCGTATTTGTGGGCTGCCTTGGGTTGTTTGGGTTAGCTACTTACGCGGCCGAACGTCGGAAAAAGGAAATAGGTATCCGCAAAGTACTAGGGGCCAACACGTCTACCATTGTGGCGCTGCTGTCGAAAGAATTTCTGAAGCTGGTACTGGTAGCCTCCGTTATTGCTTTTCCGGTGGCGTGGATGGTCATGCGTAAGTGGCTGGAAGACTTTGCGTACCGCATCAATTTTCCGCTGTGGGTGTTCCTGGCAGCTGGGCTGGCCGCCGTAGCGGTGGCTTTCCTCACAATTAGTTACCAGGCTATTAAGGCGGCTACCACCAACCCCATTCAGAACTTAAGAGCCGAGTAA
- a CDS encoding ABC transporter permease, with protein MLQNYLKIALRKLWRNKAFSAINIFGLAIGLATCLMIMLFVQNELSYDRYNDKADRIVRVVFRGSVQGQKMKEANVMPPVARTLQTEYPEVQAATRLREGGSPRISYGDKSFKESSVALVDSNFFQVFTIPLLQGDAKTALVQPYTVVLSQATARKYFGNVNPIGKVLTFKEWNHSCKVTGIFDKVPANSHFHFDIFAALASNPEAKASSWMTSNYFTYLVLPEGYDYKKLEAKLPQVVDKYLGPQLQKAVGMSFQQFRQKGNDLGLFLQPLTDIHLRSDFTGNLEAGGDVRYVYIFSSIAGFVLLIACINFMNLSTAGASKRAREVGVRKVLGSLQSQLVGQFLLESVLLTLVSLMLAVVFVAVALPVFNDLAQKQLTFDLMATWWLLPGLVLFGVLIGVFAGSYPAFFLSSFNPVAVLKGKITSGKGSLGLRSGLVVFQFCISIILMVSTLVVYQQLEYIQSKKLGYDKDHVLVLPETNLLGKHAETFRQQLLQDPRVVSVSTSGYLPAGQTYSNNFLVSTDDNPTQLLKVLRYEVDPQYLPTLGIQLTTGRNFSTRHSTDSTAVILNETAAKTFGWDKNDLSHTISNADNQGHKVTYRVIGVIKDFHFKSLHEPITPLIMTLANSSGAVIVKVKGADLAGLVTTLKEQWMKFSPEEPFSYSFLDERFMQTYEAERKLGRILYLFAGLTVLVACLGLFGLATFTAEQRTKEIGIRKVLGASVTNIVSLLSKDFLKLVVVANVVAWPLAWWAMHRWLQDFAYRINVSWWVFVLVGAAALLIALVTVSVQAVRAAAANPIKNLRVN; from the coding sequence ATGCTTCAGAACTATCTCAAAATCGCGTTGCGTAAGTTGTGGCGCAACAAGGCTTTTTCAGCTATCAATATTTTCGGGCTGGCTATTGGCCTCGCTACTTGCCTGATGATTATGCTGTTCGTGCAAAACGAGTTAAGCTACGACCGCTATAACGATAAGGCTGACCGCATTGTGCGCGTGGTGTTTCGAGGTTCGGTGCAGGGACAGAAGATGAAAGAGGCGAATGTGATGCCGCCGGTAGCCCGAACATTGCAAACAGAATATCCGGAAGTGCAGGCTGCTACTCGCCTGCGGGAAGGCGGTAGCCCCCGGATCAGCTACGGAGACAAGTCGTTCAAGGAAAGCAGCGTGGCCCTGGTGGACTCCAACTTCTTTCAGGTTTTCACCATTCCTTTGTTGCAGGGCGACGCCAAAACAGCGTTAGTTCAGCCCTACACGGTGGTTCTTTCGCAAGCCACTGCCCGCAAGTACTTTGGCAACGTGAATCCCATTGGCAAGGTGTTGACCTTCAAAGAATGGAACCACTCCTGCAAAGTGACGGGCATTTTCGATAAGGTGCCGGCCAACTCACATTTCCATTTCGATATTTTCGCGGCTCTTGCTAGCAACCCGGAAGCCAAAGCCTCGTCATGGATGACCTCCAATTACTTCACCTACTTGGTGCTGCCAGAGGGTTACGACTATAAAAAGCTGGAGGCGAAACTGCCGCAGGTGGTCGACAAATATCTGGGTCCGCAGTTGCAGAAAGCGGTGGGCATGAGTTTCCAGCAGTTCCGGCAAAAAGGCAACGACTTAGGGCTGTTCCTGCAACCGCTCACCGACATTCACTTGCGGTCCGATTTCACTGGCAATCTGGAAGCCGGCGGTGATGTGCGCTACGTATACATCTTCAGCTCGATTGCCGGGTTTGTGCTGCTCATTGCCTGCATCAATTTCATGAATCTTTCTACGGCTGGCGCCTCTAAGCGGGCCCGGGAGGTAGGCGTCCGGAAAGTGTTGGGGTCACTGCAAAGCCAGTTGGTTGGGCAGTTTCTGCTCGAATCCGTTCTGCTGACGCTGGTTTCTTTGATGCTAGCCGTAGTATTTGTGGCCGTAGCGCTACCCGTTTTCAACGACTTGGCCCAAAAACAGCTCACGTTCGACCTCATGGCTACTTGGTGGCTGTTGCCAGGTTTGGTGCTGTTCGGAGTGCTCATTGGGGTTTTTGCGGGCAGTTACCCGGCCTTTTTCCTTTCTTCCTTCAATCCGGTGGCAGTGCTCAAGGGCAAGATCACTTCCGGTAAAGGCAGCTTAGGCTTACGGAGCGGTTTGGTTGTGTTTCAGTTCTGCATTTCCATCATACTGATGGTTAGCACGCTGGTCGTGTATCAGCAGCTTGAATACATTCAAAGCAAGAAGCTTGGCTACGACAAAGACCACGTGCTGGTGCTGCCGGAAACCAATCTGCTGGGCAAGCACGCCGAAACGTTTCGGCAGCAGCTCCTGCAAGACCCGCGGGTGGTAAGTGTAAGCACCTCGGGTTACTTGCCCGCCGGCCAGACGTATTCCAACAACTTCCTGGTTTCCACCGACGACAATCCTACGCAGCTGCTGAAGGTACTTCGCTACGAAGTCGACCCGCAGTACCTCCCCACGCTTGGCATTCAACTGACAACGGGCCGCAACTTTTCAACACGCCATTCCACCGATTCGACGGCTGTTATCTTGAATGAAACGGCTGCCAAGACGTTCGGCTGGGACAAAAACGACTTGAGCCATACCATATCCAACGCTGATAACCAGGGGCACAAAGTCACCTACCGAGTTATTGGCGTCATCAAAGACTTTCATTTCAAATCTTTGCACGAACCCATCACCCCCCTAATCATGACGCTGGCTAACAGCTCGGGCGCCGTGATTGTGAAAGTGAAAGGCGCGGATCTGGCTGGCCTGGTGACGACATTGAAAGAGCAGTGGATGAAGTTTTCACCGGAAGAGCCATTCTCATACTCGTTTTTGGATGAGCGCTTCATGCAAACTTACGAGGCCGAAAGAAAGCTAGGGCGCATTCTTTACCTCTTCGCCGGGCTCACCGTGTTGGTTGCTTGCCTGGGTTTATTTGGACTGGCAACGTTTACAGCTGAGCAACGCACCAAAGAAATTGGCATCCGCAAGGTACTTGGCGCTTCAGTTACTAATATTGTTTCGCTGCTCTCCAAGGATTTCCTTAAGCTGGTTGTCGTGGCCAACGTAGTGGCGTGGCCGCTGGCCTGGTGGGCCATGCACCGCTGGCTGCAAGATTTTGCTTACCGCATTAACGTGAGTTGGTGGGTGTTTGTCTTGGTCGGCGCAGCAGCACTCCTGATTGCGCTGGTCACGGTGAGCGTGCAAGCAGTGCGGGCCGCTGCGGCCAACCCTATCAAAAACCTACGCGTCAATTAA
- a CDS encoding TolC family protein: MLKKRIYQSLSAALLAVAAAACTTPGLVARKESRNVPASYSTATAKDTTSTATLRWKQFFTDPNLIALIDTALQNNQELNIALQEIQIARNEVQIRKGEYLPFVGLGAKAEAERPGRYTLQGATEENINIQHDKRTPDPLPNYQIGAVASWEVDIWHKLRNARAAAANRYLATVEGRNFTVTNLIAEIANSYYELLALDNQLAITRQNIELQSNALELVKLQKESARVTELAVQRFEAQVHNTRSLQYNIQQRIVETENWINFLVGRYPRPIVRNSDSFNDLVPTVVQAGVPAQLLQNRPDIRQAEQQLAATKLDVKVARANFYPALRITGTAGFAAFKPGLLFSTPESMLYSLAGDLVAPLVNRNGIKAVYGNANAVQTQAVYNYERTILNAYVEVANQLANINNLAQSYDEKAKAVQALNQSSTISSSLFRSARADYTEVLFTQRDALESKFDLIETKMQQLNATINVYRALGGGWKQ; this comes from the coding sequence ATGCTTAAGAAACGTATTTATCAAAGCCTGAGCGCGGCCCTTCTAGCGGTAGCAGCAGCGGCGTGTACAACGCCGGGGTTGGTGGCAAGAAAAGAGAGCCGCAACGTGCCGGCTAGCTACTCCACCGCCACTGCTAAGGATACAACCAGCACCGCCACGCTTCGGTGGAAACAGTTTTTCACCGATCCGAACCTGATTGCCCTGATTGATACGGCGCTGCAAAACAATCAGGAGCTCAATATCGCCCTGCAGGAAATCCAGATTGCCCGCAACGAAGTGCAAATCAGAAAAGGCGAGTACCTGCCTTTTGTGGGCTTGGGTGCCAAGGCCGAAGCCGAGCGCCCGGGGCGGTACACGCTACAAGGCGCCACGGAGGAAAACATCAACATCCAGCACGATAAGCGCACGCCCGACCCGTTGCCAAACTACCAGATTGGGGCGGTGGCTAGCTGGGAAGTGGACATCTGGCATAAGTTGCGCAACGCCCGCGCCGCAGCCGCCAACCGGTACCTAGCAACCGTTGAAGGCCGGAATTTCACAGTCACCAACCTGATTGCCGAAATTGCCAATTCCTATTACGAACTGCTGGCGCTCGACAACCAGTTGGCCATCACTCGGCAGAACATCGAGTTGCAAAGCAATGCCCTAGAACTGGTGAAGCTGCAAAAGGAGTCGGCCCGCGTGACGGAGTTGGCAGTCCAACGCTTTGAAGCGCAGGTGCACAACACCCGCAGCCTGCAGTACAACATACAGCAGCGCATTGTGGAAACCGAAAACTGGATCAACTTCTTGGTGGGCCGGTATCCGCGACCAATAGTGCGCAACTCCGACTCGTTCAACGATTTGGTGCCGACTGTTGTGCAGGCAGGAGTTCCGGCGCAACTGTTGCAAAACCGACCCGATATCCGGCAGGCCGAACAGCAATTGGCGGCTACAAAACTGGACGTGAAGGTGGCCCGAGCCAACTTTTATCCAGCGCTACGCATCACCGGCACCGCAGGGTTCGCCGCTTTCAAGCCTGGCTTGTTGTTCTCCACGCCTGAATCCATGCTGTACTCTTTGGCCGGTGATTTGGTAGCGCCTTTGGTTAACCGCAATGGCATCAAAGCGGTGTACGGCAACGCCAACGCCGTGCAGACGCAGGCAGTGTACAACTACGAGCGGACCATACTTAACGCCTACGTGGAGGTAGCCAATCAGCTTGCCAACATCAATAACCTGGCCCAGAGCTACGACGAGAAAGCCAAGGCCGTACAGGCCCTCAACCAATCGAGCACGATTTCTAGCAGCCTGTTCCGCTCCGCCAGAGCCGACTATACCGAAGTGTTGTTCACGCAGCGCGACGCCTTGGAGTCGAAGTTCGATTTGATTGAAACCAAAATGCAGCAACTGAACGCTACGATTAATGTATATCGGGCATTAGGTGGTGGTTGGAAGCAATAA